A genomic window from Candidatus Peregrinibacteria bacterium includes:
- a CDS encoding IS30 family transposase — protein SKVSEEKIYAVQEKLNDRPRKSLRYRTPNEVISDLL, from the coding sequence TCCAAAGTATCAGAAGAAAAAATCTATGCAGTACAAGAAAAACTCAACGACAGACCAAGAAAATCACTTCGATATCGTACTCCAAATGAAGTCATTTCTGATCTCCTCTAG